The Streptococcus gwangjuense nucleotide sequence CCACTGGTTGGTGTATCCAACATGCCAATCGTATTCATCAACGTAGACTTACCAGAACCAGATGGTCCCATGATGGCAACAAATTCACCCTCATTCACTTCTAGGTTGATATTTTTGAGAACCTGCAGTTCTTGGTCACCATTACGGTAGCTTCTGCAGATATTTTTTAGACTAATTAGTTTCTTCATCAGCCTTCACCTCTTTTCCTTCCTCTAGAGAAGACGTTGGGTTACTGATGACCTTGACTCCATTTGTCAGACCTGAAGTGATTTCTTGATTGTCTGCATCAGCATTTCCCAAACCAACTTCCACTTTCTTGGCCTTTTTCTGCTCGTCAAGTACCCAGACATAATTCTTATCATTTTCCATAACAACACTTGTTAAAGGAACCAAAATAGCTTTACTCTTGTTCTTGACCTCAACACTTACAGAGAATCCTTGTTTCAGGTCACCGATTTCACTTGTAACATCGATGGTATATGGATATTTTGAGCCAGAATTACCAGCTGCTGCGGCAGCCGCTGTACTCGCTGCTTCGCCATTGTTTTTAGGGTAGTCAGAGATATAGCTAATCTTACCAGTCCAGCTCTTATCTTGGTAAACTTTAGATGTAAAGGTTACTTCTTGTCCAATAGATAAATTGGCAAGGTTATATTCAGATAGTTCTCCCTTAACTTGCAAGTTTTCATTACTTACGACATGAACGACCACTTGGCTAGATCCTGTTGGAGATTTAGAAACATTACGGTTAACTTCGACCACAGTTCCCTCTAGGGTACTGAGAACCGTCATGGCATCCAACTGACTTTGAGCCTTGCTTAATTGCGCTGCTGCATCTGCACGTGCATCACGAGCATCACCTAGCTGTGCATCAATAGATGACACTGCATTTCCTGAGACTGGTGCTGGAGTTTGCCCTGCAGCTCCTTCGCCTCCTGCTGGCGTTGGCAACTGTGGAGCCGGAGCTGAAGCAGCTTCATTTCGTGCTTGATTGAGTTCGTTGATATGACGGTCTGCCTTAGCTACTGCTCGACTGGCTGAATCATAGGCCGCCTGGGCTTCTGAACTACTGTACTTGACTAAAGCCTGTCCTTCGCTGACCTTATCACCCACAGAAACAAGGATTTCATCTAAATCTCCCTTACTAGCATCAAAATAAACATATTGTTCATTTTTTGCTGTTACTGTCCCTGACAATA carries:
- a CDS encoding efflux RND transporter periplasmic adaptor subunit encodes the protein MMKKNRKAKKWQLYAAIGAASVVVLGAGGILLFRQPSQTAVKDEPTHLVVAKEGSVASSVLLSGTVTAKNEQYVYFDASKGDLDEILVSVGDKVSEGQALVKYSSSEAQAAYDSASRAVAKADRHINELNQARNEAASAPAPQLPTPAGGEGAAGQTPAPVSGNAVSSIDAQLGDARDARADAAAQLSKAQSQLDAMTVLSTLEGTVVEVNRNVSKSPTGSSQVVVHVVSNENLQVKGELSEYNLANLSIGQEVTFTSKVYQDKSWTGKISYISDYPKNNGEAASTAAAAAAGNSGSKYPYTIDVTSEIGDLKQGFSVSVEVKNKSKAILVPLTSVVMENDKNYVWVLDEQKKAKKVEVGLGNADADNQEITSGLTNGVKVISNPTSSLEEGKEVKADEETN